In Streptomyces paludis, the genomic stretch ATACCGTGCGGCGACCATGAGATCCCCTCGGGGGCGGAAGAGTGAGGGCGACAGCCATGCGCGCAGCTGACGGTACGGCCGCACAGCCGCGCCCCGGCCGCGGCCCGCTGCGCACGGACCGCACCGTCGCCCCGCCGTGTCTCAACAGCGCGCCGTGTGCCGCCGGTTGTTGTGCCGCCGTATGCCGCGGCCTCTGTCGACGCTGACCGTTTCCCGGGCGTCCGACAGCCACTGACACCGTGGTTGCGGTGTGCCCCCCGCTCCCGCGCTCCGGAGGATTCCGCACGCGCGTCAGCGTCCGGGTCCGTTTCCGCCGGACCCCTCCGCCGCCGAAGCACGGCGCACCCCGACCGCGCCCCGCCGCGTTCCAGACAGGGAGACCCCGCACCGTCATGTCCACCAGCATCCACCGCGCCCCGTACCCCACTTCGGGCCCGCTCCCCGGCCCGGCGGCGGCACCGCACCTCCTGGACAACGCCGCCTGGGCCGCGCTGACCGGCCCGCACGCCCATCTCGCCGAGCGCGTCGGCCGGGCCGCCCGCTACCCCGTGGACGTCTCCCCGTTCACCGCCCTGGCGGACCCCGACGACCCCCGCGCCTGGGACGACCTGGCCGCGCTCGTCGGCCCCGGCACCGTCACCCCGGTCACCGGGATCCGGACCGTGCCGGCCGGCTGGGAGACCGTACAGAACGGCGAGGGCGTGCAGCTGGTCGACACCGCGCTGTACGCCGAACCCGCGCCCGAGGCGGTACGGCTCGGGCCCGCCGACGTACCCGAGATCCTCGCCCTGATCGCCCTCACCGAACCGGGCCCCTTCCTGCCCCGTACCGTCGAACTGGGCACCTACCTCGGCATCCGGGACGGCGGCAGACTGATCGCGCTGGCCGGCGAACGGCTGCGCCCACCGGGCTGGACCGAGATCAGCGCCGTCTGCACCCACCCGGACCACCGGGGCCGCGGCCTGGCCACACGGCTGGTCCGCGCGGTCGCGGCGGGCATCAGGGAACGCGGCGACACCCCCTTCCTCCACGCGGCGGCGAGCAACACCGGCGCGATCCGGCTCTACGAGTCGATCGGCTTCACCCTGCGCCGCCGTACGCGGTTCGTGCTCGTCCGCACACCGCACGCGGAAGAAGAAGCCGCGCGGCCGGAAGAAAAGGCGTAGCCGTGCTGTTGAGCCTGGCGACGAGCGGGCGGCGCGCCGTCGAAGCGCCGCGCCGTGCCGGGCCGGACAGGGCCCCGGGAGGACCGGGCCACCGGGCCACCGG encodes the following:
- a CDS encoding GNAT family N-acetyltransferase gives rise to the protein MSTSIHRAPYPTSGPLPGPAAAPHLLDNAAWAALTGPHAHLAERVGRAARYPVDVSPFTALADPDDPRAWDDLAALVGPGTVTPVTGIRTVPAGWETVQNGEGVQLVDTALYAEPAPEAVRLGPADVPEILALIALTEPGPFLPRTVELGTYLGIRDGGRLIALAGERLRPPGWTEISAVCTHPDHRGRGLATRLVRAVAAGIRERGDTPFLHAAASNTGAIRLYESIGFTLRRRTRFVLVRTPHAEEEAARPEEKA